One stretch of bacterium DNA includes these proteins:
- a CDS encoding Ig-like domain-containing protein: protein MTISPDAPTVSVSSTQQFAAVARDSNNNTLTGVAFTWSSSNNAVATISTSGLATGVSSGSTVITVTATGTAYSDTTTLTVSSSQVTTPASVALVSVLPNIQVAGAGGISFTAITATVKDGTGQMVSNGTPITFRITANPGGATLNNVYTTLTTTTSLGQAIVTLNSGTSAGPIQVSAFCVAGNDTIRSQINLVIISGPTAHLTLACGTPTDNTDGTSNIPITALLQDKYTNPVSDGTAIYFQLWVDAACTTSVIGANITDAIVTGGTGKASATLTWITGLTQPSYITAVTTGADAAGNVVAVSDTITYTLYK, encoded by the coding sequence CCGGGACTCCAATAACAACACCCTTACCGGCGTGGCTTTTACCTGGTCCTCATCCAATAATGCGGTGGCGACCATCAGCACCAGCGGCTTGGCCACAGGCGTTAGCAGCGGCAGTACTGTGATAACCGTCACCGCCACCGGCACGGCTTACAGTGATACCACCACATTGACAGTAAGTTCCTCGCAGGTTACCACCCCTGCCAGCGTGGCCCTGGTTTCCGTTCTGCCAAATATTCAGGTGGCCGGGGCCGGCGGCATATCATTCACCGCTATAACCGCCACGGTCAAGGACGGGACGGGGCAGATGGTAAGCAACGGAACCCCGATAACTTTTAGAATAACCGCCAACCCCGGCGGGGCCACTCTCAACAACGTATACACCACCCTGACCACCACCACCAGCTTGGGTCAGGCTATCGTTACCTTGAACAGCGGCACATCCGCTGGGCCGATCCAGGTCAGCGCCTTTTGCGTAGCCGGCAACGATACCATCAGGTCCCAGATCAACCTGGTGATAATCTCCGGCCCGACAGCCCATTTAACCTTGGCCTGCGGCACTCCTACAGACAATACAGATGGAACGTCCAACATTCCCATTACCGCTCTGCTTCAGGACAAATATACCAATCCTGTATCCGACGGCACCGCCATCTATTTCCAGCTTTGGGTTGACGCCGCCTGCACTACTTCGGTGATCGGAGCCAACATCACCGATGCCATTGTGACCGGAGGAACCGGCAAAGCTTCGGCCACCCTGACTTGGATCACTGGCTTAACTCAGCCTTCCTATATCACTGCCGTGACCACCGGGGCCGATGCCGCCGGGAATGTGGTGGCTGTTTCCGACACGATCACTTATACTTTGTATAAGTAA
- a CDS encoding co-chaperone GroES, whose protein sequence is MSTLSNIKPLGDRVLVKPAEVKETKKGGIIIPDTVKEKPMEGEVVAAGPGKISDSGTRMAMDLKTGDKVLYGKYSGTEVKIGDVEYLIMNADDILAVIG, encoded by the coding sequence ATGTCTACCTTATCCAATATCAAGCCGTTGGGCGACCGGGTGTTGGTAAAGCCGGCGGAAGTCAAAGAGACCAAAAAGGGCGGTATCATAATCCCCGACACGGTCAAGGAAAAGCCCATGGAGGGCGAAGTGGTGGCCGCAGGCCCGGGCAAGATCTCCGACAGCGGCACCCGCATGGCCATGGACCTTAAAACCGGCGACAAGGTGCTTTACGGAAAATATTCCGGCACCGAGGTCAAGATTGGCGACGTGGAATATCTGATCATGAACGCCGACGACATTTTGGCGGTGATCGGCTAA
- the groL gene encoding chaperonin GroEL (60 kDa chaperone family; promotes refolding of misfolded polypeptides especially under stressful conditions; forms two stacked rings of heptamers to form a barrel-shaped 14mer; ends can be capped by GroES; misfolded proteins enter the barrel where they are refolded when GroES binds): protein MANGKMIEYDVKAREALKRGVDKLANAVKVTLGPKGRNVVLEKKFGSPLVTKDGVTVAKEIELEDPYENMGAQMVKEVASKTSDIAGDGTTTATVLAQSIYKEGLKNVTAGANPMDLKRGIDLAVESVIAEIKKISKPTKGKAEISNIATISANNDRTIGDLIADAMEKVGKDGVITVEEAKGMETTLETVEGMQFDRGYISPYFVTNSERMESVMEDAYILIHDKKISAMKELLPVLEKVAQLGKPLVIICEDLDGEALATLVVNKLRGTLQVCAVKAPGFGDRRKEMLTDIEILTGGKVISEETGFKLENTQLSDLGKAKRVTVDKDNTTIIEGAGKEKDIKARIAQIRAQVEETKSDYDKEKLQERLAKLAGGVAVINVGAATETAMKEKKARVEDALHATRAAVEEGVIPGGGVAFIRAIASLDAIKCSGDSKIGVSIIRRALEEPLRQICTNAGVEGAVIVDEIKKATNPSMGYNADTDKIEDLVAAGVIDPTKVARIALQNAASIAGLLLTTECVIAEKPKEEKPMPMPQGGGYGGDMY, encoded by the coding sequence ATGGCAAATGGCAAGATGATCGAATACGACGTCAAGGCCCGCGAGGCTTTAAAGCGCGGGGTTGACAAATTAGCCAATGCGGTCAAGGTGACCCTGGGACCCAAGGGCCGCAATGTGGTGCTGGAGAAGAAATTCGGCTCGCCCCTGGTGACCAAGGACGGCGTGACCGTGGCCAAGGAGATAGAGTTGGAAGATCCCTACGAGAACATGGGTGCCCAGATGGTCAAGGAAGTGGCCTCCAAGACCTCCGACATCGCCGGCGACGGAACCACCACCGCCACGGTGCTGGCCCAGTCCATATATAAGGAAGGCCTGAAGAACGTCACAGCCGGAGCCAACCCCATGGACCTGAAGCGGGGCATTGACCTGGCAGTGGAATCGGTGATCGCCGAGATCAAGAAGATCTCCAAGCCCACCAAGGGCAAGGCCGAGATCTCCAACATCGCCACCATCTCCGCCAACAACGACCGGACCATCGGCGACCTGATAGCCGACGCCATGGAGAAGGTGGGCAAGGACGGAGTGATCACGGTGGAAGAGGCCAAAGGCATGGAGACCACACTGGAGACCGTCGAGGGCATGCAGTTCGACCGGGGTTACATCTCCCCCTACTTTGTCACCAATTCCGAGCGGATGGAATCCGTGATGGAAGACGCCTATATCCTGATCCACGACAAGAAAATATCGGCCATGAAGGAACTGCTGCCGGTGCTGGAAAAAGTGGCCCAGCTGGGCAAGCCCCTGGTCATCATCTGCGAAGACCTGGACGGCGAGGCCCTGGCCACTTTGGTGGTCAACAAACTGCGCGGCACCCTGCAGGTCTGCGCCGTCAAGGCCCCCGGTTTCGGAGACCGCCGCAAGGAGATGCTGACCGACATCGAGATCCTGACCGGAGGCAAGGTGATCTCCGAGGAGACTGGATTTAAATTAGAGAACACCCAGCTGAGCGACCTGGGCAAGGCCAAGCGGGTGACGGTGGACAAGGACAACACCACCATCATCGAAGGCGCCGGCAAGGAAAAGGACATCAAGGCCCGCATCGCCCAGATCCGGGCCCAGGTGGAAGAGACCAAGAGCGACTACGACAAGGAAAAACTGCAGGAACGCCTGGCCAAGCTGGCCGGTGGAGTGGCAGTGATCAACGTCGGCGCCGCCACCGAGACAGCCATGAAGGAAAAGAAAGCCCGGGTCGAGGACGCCCTGCACGCCACCAGGGCCGCAGTGGAAGAGGGAGTGATCCCCGGCGGCGGTGTGGCCTTCATCCGGGCCATTGCCTCGCTGGATGCCATCAAGTGCTCGGGCGACTCCAAGATCGGCGTGTCCATCATCCGCCGGGCCCTGGAAGAGCCCCTGCGCCAGATCTGCACCAACGCCGGAGTTGAGGGCGCGGTGATAGTGGACGAGATCAAGAAGGCCACCAACCCCAGCATGGGCTACAACGCCGACACCGACAAGATAGAGGACCTGGTGGCGGCCGGAGTGATAGATCCCACCAAGGTGGCCCGGATAGCCCTGCAGAACGCGGCCTCCATCGCCGGCCTGCTGCTGACCACCGAGTGCGTGATCGCCGAGAAGCCCAAGGAAGAGAAGCCGATGCCGATGCCCCAGGGCGGCGGCTACGGCGGAGACATGTACTAG